A region of the Pseudarthrobacter phenanthrenivorans Sphe3 genome:
GCCGCCGGTCACAAGGTTGGAAATGGATCCCATCAGCGGTTCGATGTCCGGAGAAATGGCGGACATGACCGACTGCCGGGCCGTGAGGAAGCCGGTGAGCTCGCCTGCTACGGCTGCAACGAAGTCCGCCTGCTCATTCCTTAGCTGTTCGGCCCCCGTCACTTGGCTGACTCAGCTGCCACGTTGGCACCGATGGTGAAAGTGGCAACTCCGGCGGCTTCCACCACCGAGAGATTGACGGTCTCGTTGTCGCCCCGGACAAAATCCTTGGAAGCCACTGAGCCCACGGACTCGCCGGGAACCGCCTTGAAGCCCTGGCCCTCCAGCGCTTTCGTGTAAAAGTCGATGACCGTTGCCGGCGGCGCAGTAATGGTGGCCACCAGGGCGGCGGTGGCGGGAGAGGAAGCCTTGTCAAAACTGCTCGACACTACTGTTGCCCCGGGCATGAGTGGCAGGAGCTGCTGGGGGAAGCCCTCCACCACCGCCCCCACGGTGGCGGACGTGTTGGGGGAAGCAGAGGGGCTTGGAGAGGCCGTCACGCGGGACCCGGCCGTTGCTGTGGCGGAGGCGGAGGGGTCCTGGGTTGCCGACGGGCTTGGACTGCAGGCAGCAAGGGCCACGGCTGCGCCGGCAATGAGGACTGCCAAACGTGCTGGCTTGAGGTTTCCAAAGACCGTCACAGGGACTTTCCTCCTGGGTTGATGCCGGATTCAGCCTCCAGTTTAGTCAGTACAAAACGGATAGGATTGCAGCCGTGGGGCCCGAAGGTAAGAACCAGCCACCCGGAGCGCAGCTTCCGGGACGCCGGCGCAAGTGCATCATGCACGTTGACATGGACGCCTTCTTCGTCTCAGTAGAGCTCCGGACGCGCCCGGAACTAAAGGGCCGGCCCGTCATCGTCGGCTTCCCCGCCGACCGCTCCGTGGTCCTTTCCGCCTCCTATGAAGCCAGGGCCTTCGGCGTGAAATCAGCGATGCCGATGGCGGTGGCTGCGAGAATGTGTCCGCAGGCGGTGATCATCGAGCCCCGCCACAAGCTGTACTACGACGTATCGGGCCAGATTATGGGCATCTTCGAGTCCATCACTGAACTGGTGGAGCCGCTGAGCGTTGATGAGGCGTTCCTGGATGTCACCGGAGCCATCCGCCGCCTGGGGCCGCCGAGGGGGATCGGGGCATTGATCCGCCGTCGGGTTTCCGAGGAACTCGGCATTACCGCCTCAGTGGGGATCGCCGAGTCCAAGTTCGTGGCAAAAATTGCGTCCACCCGATGCAAGCCGGACGGGCTGCTCCTGATCAGCCCGGACGAAACCGTGCCCTACCTCCACAGCCTGCCCGTCGGCGCGCTCTGGGGCGTGGGCGCCAAGACGGCCGAGGTCCTGGCCAGGATGGGTATCCGGACGGTAGCGGACGTGGCGGCGACGCCGGTGTCCTCGCTCAAGAAGATGCTGGGCGCGACGGGGGAACACGTCCATCAGCTTTCATGGGGGATTGATCCCCGCCAGGTCACCCCGGTCCGGCTGGAGAAAAGCATCGGCGCCGAGGAGACCTTTGCCGTGGACACTGCCGACGACGCACTCCTGCACCGGGAACTCCTGCGCCTGTCCCACCGCACCGCCACGCGTCTTCGGACGTCCGGGATGGTGGCCCGGACCATAGCCCTGAAGCTCCGGTTTGCGGATTTCTCCACTATCACCCGCAGCCGGACTGTCCAGACGCCGGTGGACAGTGCCCAACTGATTTACGCAGTGGTGCTCCAACTGCTGGAGTCCGTGGGCGAGCGGGCCATGACTGTCCGCCTGGTAGGGGTCAGGGCAGAACAATTGGAGGACGCGGCGAGGACATCGCTTCAGCTGAGTATTGACCGGCGGGACGAGAACTGGCGCGCCGCCGAGCAGGCGCTCGATGAAGTGACCCGGAAATTCGGCAGCAAATCCGTTCTTCCCGCCCGTCTCATGGAGCCCGGAAACAGCCCCGAATAAAGGGCATCAACAAGCGCCGGGAAGGCGCCCGGGAAAGTCATTGCCGTCTTTCAGAACAGCCCTCAACAAACTATCCTTAGATATACATAGTTTTCGAGTGACTGGACTTACTGCCGGACCCTCTTGGACATGCTCCCGCTCCTGCGACGGCATGCCTGGTTCCCGACTTTCGCCACAGCGGCGGAGCGGGAACCTCTCAGGCACAGCAGCCGTTAACGGAGCAGAAGTTGTGGCTGGGATCAGCCCGGACGTTGGCCTACAAAAGGAGGTCGTGATGCCGCTGTCGGAGCACGAACAGAAGCTGCTTGAGCAGCTGGAGAAGCAGCTTCACGAGGACGACCCGAAGTTCGCGAATTCCATGGGTTCAGACCCTGGGCGCTCATGGTCCACGAGGCATGTGGTGATTGGGGTCCTCGGCGCCCTGGCAGGCGTCTTCCTGTTGCTCGTGGGCGTCACTCTCCAGAACATCTTCGTAGGTGTACTCGGCTTTGTGGTGATGGGTGGAGGCGTTTACTACGCCACGATGCGCAGTAGTGCAGCTGCGGCAAAGCCCGGATCCAAGGCCGGCCGAAAGCCGGGCAAGCAGAGAAGCTCCTTCATG
Encoded here:
- the dinB gene encoding DNA polymerase IV, with product MGPEGKNQPPGAQLPGRRRKCIMHVDMDAFFVSVELRTRPELKGRPVIVGFPADRSVVLSASYEARAFGVKSAMPMAVAARMCPQAVIIEPRHKLYYDVSGQIMGIFESITELVEPLSVDEAFLDVTGAIRRLGPPRGIGALIRRRVSEELGITASVGIAESKFVAKIASTRCKPDGLLLISPDETVPYLHSLPVGALWGVGAKTAEVLARMGIRTVADVAATPVSSLKKMLGATGEHVHQLSWGIDPRQVTPVRLEKSIGAEETFAVDTADDALLHRELLRLSHRTATRLRTSGMVARTIALKLRFADFSTITRSRTVQTPVDSAQLIYAVVLQLLESVGERAMTVRLVGVRAEQLEDAARTSLQLSIDRRDENWRAAEQALDEVTRKFGSKSVLPARLMEPGNSPE
- a CDS encoding DUF3040 domain-containing protein; translation: MPLSEHEQKLLEQLEKQLHEDDPKFANSMGSDPGRSWSTRHVVIGVLGALAGVFLLLVGVTLQNIFVGVLGFVVMGGGVYYATMRSSAAAAKPGSKAGRKPGKQRSSFMSNLEERWDERRRGEP